AATGAACCAAAAACAAAGTTCAGTGCTAATTCTCTTTTTGAAAAATTAAAAAAATTGCGATACGAAATTTCAAAAGACGAAAGTGTTCCTGCTTATGTGATTTTTAGTGATGCGGCTTTACGCCAAATGGAAACTTTAAGACCCATGAGCGATGAAGAACTTATTGCAATTGATGGTGTAGGTAAAGTAAAATTAGAAAAATATGGTGATGTATTTATAAAAGCTATCATTGACTTCCATAAAAACAAAGAGGTAAAAACAAAGAAAGAATCTAACACCTATAAAGAAACGCTTGCCTTGTTTCAAAGCGGGTTACCGCCTGATGAAATAGCTTTAAAAAGAAATCTAGGATTAGGAACTATTATGTCGCACGTTGCTAAATTATACTTAGATGGTGCAAATATTGATTTATTTCAATTTGTATCTAAAGAAGAAGTAATTCTTGTAAAACAAGCCAAGACAAAACTAGAAAGCCCAGCTACCTTAAAACCATATTTTGATTTTTTTGAAGAAAAAATTGCTTACGATAAAATAAGACTCGCTTTAACAATCATCGAAAAAGAGAATCGTAATAAGTAAAACCTGTATGATAACTTCATTCTCCCCTTTTATCAATTCTGAAACTGAAATTTTAATTCTAGGAACCATGCCTGGAATTGCATCTCTTGAAAAACAAGAATATTATGCTCATCCAAGAAATCATTTTTGGAAAATAATGTACACACTTTTGGATAGTTTGCCGATTTCTGTTGTTTTCGAAGAAAAAATAAAATTATTACAGAATAACAAAATTGGATTGTGGGATGTTCTAGAAAATTGTGAAAGAAATGGAAGTTTAGATATTAACATAAAAAATCAAAAAGAAAATGATTTTGAGACACTATTTAAAAATTACCCAACAATTACTAAAATAATCTTTAACGGTAAAGAAAGTCACAAATACTTTCTTAAAAAATTTGGACAAATAAAAGGCATCACTTATTATGTGATGCCTTCCACTAGTACTGCCAATACAATGTCTTTTGAAAAAAAGCTTGAAATCTGGTCTACTTGTTTTTAAAAGCTATAAATATCTTTCTTGATAAACTTTTTGATGGTGTTTTTGATGACCAATAATAATAAAAGCTATCGCACGAACTGAAATAGATGTATTAGAAGCTGTACCAGTTCTCAGCAATTGTTCCTCTGAAAAACTTTTAAACAAAGACAACGTAGCCTGTCTTACTACAGCCATTTCTGTCAACAACCCTTGAAGGTTTCTTTCATTAGCATTTGTATTATCAACGTAATGATTTTCTTCAAAACCTGGCAACGGTGTTTTATCATTTCTGGAAATTCGTAAAGCACGATAGGCAAAAATTCGTTCTGTATCAATAATATGTTGAATAATATCTTTGATAGTCCACTTTCCTTCTGCATATCTGTAATCAAATTTATCCATTGGGATATTTTGTACAAAACGAATAAAATCATGAAGGCAAATTTCCAATTCTTCAATCATATCTACATTTCCTGCCGCCTTAATATAAGTTGCATTAAATTCCGAATATTCATTTACAAGCAATTGATCTGTTTTCATTTTTTTTTTAATTAAGCGGAGTTTCTACTTGCGTTAGTATTTCCAAAAAGCGAACGTGTTACAATTTTTTCGTACACTTTAATTAGCTTTTCATCAACAACACTTTCTTTATTTAATTCATTTATTCTAAGTAGAGCATATTGTTGTATTGTTAACAATGGCAATACAATACGTTCTCTTATTTGAATAGATGCTTTACCATCAGGATAGTTTTCCATTAACTCAGTATGACCTGCAATTTTTAGTAATAATCGTTTAGTTTCTAAAAACTCATCATAGATTATTTGCCAAAATTCACCAAACTGAGGGTCCTTTTTCATATATGCCGTTAACGGAAAGAAAGACTTAGCCAAGGACATCATACTATTTTCCAATAATGTTTTGAAAAATAATGAATTGTCATATAAATCTTGAACCTTTTCCCATTGATCTGTATCTTCATAATGTTTTAAAGCTGTACCTACTCCGTAAAATCCAGGGACATTTTGTTTCAGCTGACTCCAAGAACCAACAAAAGGAATTGCTCTTAAATCAGCAAAATCTAGTTGAGCAGACTTACTTCTTTTTGAAGGTCGGCTTCCAATATTTGTTTTAGCATAATATTTCAACGTACTCATTTGCTCTAAATACGGAATGAATTTTGGGTGATTTTTAAAACTCAGGTATTTTTGATATCCTAAGTTGGCCAGATGATCCATTACCTCTTTTTCTGAACTAGATAAAATATTTTTGTTTTTACTAAATACTTGATTCGTAACACCAGCACTTAATAAGTTTTCTAAATTATGACGACATGAATCTAAAGTCCCAAAATTTGAACTAATTGTTTGTCCTTGCACTGTAATTTGAATTTCTTTATTCTCAATGTTCGGACCTAAAGACGCGTAAAACTTATGTGTTTTTCCACCACCACGAGCAGGAGGTCCACCACGACCGTCAAAAAAGATAACGTCTACGCCATACTGTCTTGAAATAGCAGTTAGCGCTTCTTTGGCCTGATAAATACTCCAATTCGCCATTAAATACCCTCCATCTTTGGTTCCATCAGAAAAACCAAGCATTATAGTTTGCTTCATTCCTCTATCTACAAGATGTTTAGCATACATTGGATTAGTGTATAATTTTTCCATTACATTATGCGCGTCAAGTAAATCATCTACTGATTCAAACAAAGGAACAACATCTACTGTAGGAGTTTCCCAATTACTTAAACGAATCAAAGCGAATGTCTCCATTACATTAAGTGCGCTTTCATTGTTACTAATAATGTAACGATTAGCTCCAAATTCTCCGTTATTTTCTTGAATCACTTTGATTGCTTGAATAGATTCAATAGTTGATCTTGTAATTTCGTTTTCAAAATCATTCGGATTCAAATCTCCTTTTACATTAGATAAAACATCAAATTTTTCTATTTCTGTTAAATCGTAATAATTTTCAGGAAAAACTAAAGTATCCGATTTTAAATAGAAATCAAATACATCTTTAAATACAGCATCATGAATTCTACTGTTTTGACGGATATCTAATGTAGCAAAATGGAAACCGAACAAATTAACTTTAATAAGAAGCGCATCTAATTCATCTAAATACAAAGATTGATGTTGTTCAATAATAATAGCTTTAATCTTATTCAATTGTGCTTTAAATTCATCCAAAGTGATATAAATTTCCCCTTTAGAATAAAATACAGAACGGTAAAGCTTTTGTTCCAGTTCAGTAACTAAAACATCTACGTTAAAGAATGTTAGCTTCCTTTTTAAGTTTCTCATTTCAATGTAATAGCACTTCAAAATTGAGGTTCTTAAACGTTCCGCTACTTTCAATGTAATATCCGTAGTTACATAAGGATTACCATCACGATCACCACCTGGCCAAAAACCAAGTTTAATTAATGGATTCTGAATTGAAGTACCTTGAAACACATTTTTTTGAAGGTAATGAACCATATCTCCTGATGTATTATAAAATACATTCTCAAGATACCAAATCAAACTTACCGCTTCATCAAAGGGATTTGGTTTCTCATTTTTAATAAATGGAGTTTTTCCCAATTGAGCTAATAAATGTTTTATATTAAGTAATTTATTCTCACGAATAGCTTCCGTTAAATCATTAATAATACCTAAAACTGAACCTGGGTAAAACTGAGTTGGATGAGCGGTTAAAACAGTCCTTACATTGAAATTTTCAAGGAAATCTATCAGTTCTTCTTTCTTGCCCTTAGCATCTGCTTTTTCTTTAATATCTCTTAAAGACCCTCTCCCTTCCATATTATTAACAATAGGAAAAGCAGCATCTTCAACTGCATCAAATAATACAATTTGACGCTCGATATACTGGATAAAACGAAACATTAAGTCAATTTTATCGGCTTCAACTGAGCTATGTAAATATTTTTGAGAGAAAAATTCAATTATCTCTTTAGGAGTTTCTTGCTTTTTAAAACCTGTTTCACAAACTTCCGTAAATAAAGGAAGTAAAACTCCTGTATTATCAATAGAATCAAATGGTAAAGTGA
The Flavobacterium sp. WC2421 genome window above contains:
- a CDS encoding DNA-deoxyinosine glycosylase, with protein sequence MITSFSPFINSETEILILGTMPGIASLEKQEYYAHPRNHFWKIMYTLLDSLPISVVFEEKIKLLQNNKIGLWDVLENCERNGSLDINIKNQKENDFETLFKNYPTITKIIFNGKESHKYFLKKFGQIKGITYYVMPSTSTANTMSFEKKLEIWSTCF
- a CDS encoding DinB family protein, which produces MKTDQLLVNEYSEFNATYIKAAGNVDMIEELEICLHDFIRFVQNIPMDKFDYRYAEGKWTIKDIIQHIIDTERIFAYRALRISRNDKTPLPGFEENHYVDNTNANERNLQGLLTEMAVVRQATLSLFKSFSEEQLLRTGTASNTSISVRAIAFIIIGHQKHHQKVYQERYL
- a CDS encoding phosphoenolpyruvate carboxylase produces the protein MYTLPKIERFNQNVLSKYNIYNSVFITLPFDSIDNTGVLLPLFTEVCETGFKKQETPKEIIEFFSQKYLHSSVEADKIDLMFRFIQYIERQIVLFDAVEDAAFPIVNNMEGRGSLRDIKEKADAKGKKEELIDFLENFNVRTVLTAHPTQFYPGSVLGIINDLTEAIRENKLLNIKHLLAQLGKTPFIKNEKPNPFDEAVSLIWYLENVFYNTSGDMVHYLQKNVFQGTSIQNPLIKLGFWPGGDRDGNPYVTTDITLKVAERLRTSILKCYYIEMRNLKRKLTFFNVDVLVTELEQKLYRSVFYSKGEIYITLDEFKAQLNKIKAIIIEQHQSLYLDELDALLIKVNLFGFHFATLDIRQNSRIHDAVFKDVFDFYLKSDTLVFPENYYDLTEIEKFDVLSNVKGDLNPNDFENEITRSTIESIQAIKVIQENNGEFGANRYIISNNESALNVMETFALIRLSNWETPTVDVVPLFESVDDLLDAHNVMEKLYTNPMYAKHLVDRGMKQTIMLGFSDGTKDGGYLMANWSIYQAKEALTAISRQYGVDVIFFDGRGGPPARGGGKTHKFYASLGPNIENKEIQITVQGQTISSNFGTLDSCRHNLENLLSAGVTNQVFSKNKNILSSSEKEVMDHLANLGYQKYLSFKNHPKFIPYLEQMSTLKYYAKTNIGSRPSKRSKSAQLDFADLRAIPFVGSWSQLKQNVPGFYGVGTALKHYEDTDQWEKVQDLYDNSLFFKTLLENSMMSLAKSFFPLTAYMKKDPQFGEFWQIIYDEFLETKRLLLKIAGHTELMENYPDGKASIQIRERIVLPLLTIQQYALLRINELNKESVVDEKLIKVYEKIVTRSLFGNTNASRNSA